A genomic region of Microbacterium schleiferi contains the following coding sequences:
- a CDS encoding alanine/glycine:cation symporter family protein encodes MDAVNSLIVEWGDLFWTWAVLPIVVGLGLYFTVRSGVVQIRLFPEMFRTLTDKTPRGSDGAPQSVSSFQAFTISAASRVGVGNIAGVGTAIALGGPGAVFWMWLMALIGASSSFIESSLAQLFKVRDAEGGFRGGPAYYMQRGLRARWMGVLFAVILLICFPFAFSSLQANTIADTVSSSFGTDAGWVGPVTGVVVSLLTALVVFGGIRRIASVTQTLVPLMALAYLLLGLAVVAIHIEQLPVVFGEIFTQAWGFNEVVGATFGYIVLTGVRRGMFSNEAGLGSAPNAGASAAVTHPVKQGLVQSLGVYFDTFLVCSITAFIILVSVPDLAGASRGIALTQGALVSTLGEWSNIALSIIIFLLAFSSILGNYYYGQSNIEFITTRRGILPAYRVAVVVAVLVGSLASADLVWSFADGVMGLMALINLVAIALLSGIAFRLLRDYTRQRREGRDPVFTRDLLPGVTGIECWEDELTVTGPLDLITKKRQSQKHRDHLHGAQQ; translated from the coding sequence GTGGATGCCGTCAATTCCCTCATCGTCGAGTGGGGCGACCTGTTCTGGACCTGGGCGGTCCTCCCGATCGTCGTCGGGCTGGGTCTGTATTTCACCGTGCGCTCCGGCGTCGTGCAGATACGACTCTTCCCCGAGATGTTCCGCACGCTCACCGATAAGACGCCACGAGGAAGTGACGGCGCCCCCCAGTCCGTCTCCTCGTTCCAGGCCTTCACGATCTCGGCGGCGTCGCGGGTCGGTGTCGGAAACATTGCCGGTGTGGGAACCGCGATCGCCCTGGGTGGACCCGGCGCGGTCTTCTGGATGTGGTTGATGGCGCTGATCGGCGCCTCCTCGAGTTTCATCGAATCGTCGCTTGCTCAGCTGTTCAAGGTGCGAGACGCCGAAGGCGGCTTCCGCGGAGGTCCCGCGTACTACATGCAGCGCGGGCTGCGCGCGAGGTGGATGGGCGTGCTCTTTGCCGTCATCCTGCTGATCTGCTTCCCCTTCGCGTTCTCCTCACTGCAGGCCAACACGATCGCCGACACCGTCTCGTCGAGCTTCGGGACGGATGCCGGATGGGTCGGTCCGGTCACCGGTGTGGTCGTGTCGCTTTTGACGGCACTCGTGGTCTTCGGCGGCATCCGTCGCATCGCCTCTGTCACCCAGACTCTCGTGCCCCTCATGGCGCTTGCCTACCTGCTCCTCGGCCTTGCCGTGGTCGCCATCCACATCGAGCAGCTCCCGGTTGTGTTCGGGGAGATCTTCACGCAGGCGTGGGGGTTCAACGAAGTCGTCGGGGCAACCTTCGGGTACATCGTGCTGACGGGCGTGCGTCGTGGCATGTTCTCGAATGAGGCGGGTCTGGGCTCGGCTCCCAACGCGGGCGCCAGCGCCGCCGTCACTCACCCGGTCAAACAGGGACTCGTGCAGTCCCTGGGCGTCTACTTCGACACCTTCTTGGTCTGCTCGATCACCGCGTTCATCATCCTGGTGTCGGTTCCGGACCTGGCCGGCGCATCGCGGGGAATCGCGCTCACGCAGGGCGCCCTGGTTTCGACGCTCGGCGAGTGGTCGAACATCGCCCTGAGCATCATCATCTTCCTGCTGGCCTTCTCCTCGATCCTGGGCAACTACTACTACGGCCAGTCCAATATCGAATTCATCACCACCCGCCGCGGCATCCTGCCCGCCTATCGCGTCGCCGTCGTCGTTGCGGTGCTCGTGGGCTCGCTGGCCTCCGCCGACCTGGTGTGGAGCTTCGCCGACGGTGTCATGGGGCTCATGGCCCTGATAAACCTCGTGGCCATTGCGCTGCTCTCGGGCATTGCGTTCCGCCTCCTGCGGGACTACACGCGCCAGCGCCGAGAAGGACGCGATCCGGTCTTCACACGGGATCTGCTTCCCGGTGTCACCGGGATCGAGTGCTGGGAGGACGAACTCACCGTCACCGGTCCGCTCGATCTCATCACGAAGAAGCGCCAGTCTCAGAAGCACCGCGATCACCTCCACGGAGCGCAGCAGTGA